The Pseudomonas sp. R4-35-07 nucleotide sequence ATTTGTCGATCAGTGTGTGCACGCCACCCCAGCGTTCGCGAGCATTCTTACAACGTTCCAACATGATGATCTCTCTTCCCTATAGGGGACGCTGCTGCCCCGTGCCCGCGCAACACTTCAAGGTTAAAGCGGCAGCCGGACAAGGCCACGTCTGACAAGCGGTTTCGATAACGCGTGCGGGCCAGATTATGCCCGCATCACTATGGCTTCAAGGTACGCAGGAGAGAAAGTTCATACAAGCGTTTAATCCCGTCCTACGACATGAACCGTATTTTCCTCGCTTTACGCTAGATAACGCCGACTGAGCAACAAGCGAGAAAGCGGCGTGGCACCCAGAATCAGCATCGCCACGAAAAACAACAGACTCCACTCCGGCAGGCTGAGGTCAAATAGCGTCCAATTGATTTCGACGCAATCGACAGTACCCTTGAAGACTGACCGAGCAGCCTGCCAAAACGACAGGTTTTCAATCATGTAATCAAGGGTTGGCCAGCACTTCGGCATTTGGTCCGACGCAGTGTTCTGCAGCAGCACCTGGCGCCCGGCGGTGACGGCGCCAAACAACGCACACCCCGTGCTCGCCAGCCCATACACATACACGCCGGAGCGACCAGGGTTATGAAGGGCCGCGATCAGGTTGATCAGTACAAAGGCGGCGAGCAACAACCGTTGCACCTGGCACAAAAAGCATGGCTGCAACAGTGCGCCATATTCCAGATAGAAAGACACGCCCAACGTCAGCGCACCGGCCATGAACGCCAGGAAAAACAAGGAGCGTAAGGGGGCCAAAGACATTGTTTATCCGCACCGCAAGAGATAGGTCGCTACGGTAGAGGAAAGGCCCGACCCCTTTCAATACGCCTTGGAGCAGACAATTCCGCTAAAACGCGGGGAGATCCCGCCAGCACACTGAGGAAATCGCCCTTCAAGACGTAAGAATTGGTTACGAGCCCACTTAAGCCGAATGTTTACATAGGGTTAAGGGGTTGGCCTCTAGATCCGTCTGAGCCAACCCGTTGGTCCTTTCCTACTTCAAGCTTGGGCGGGGGCTGGCAACGGTGAGGCCAGCAGACGATTGTCGAGCAACCCCAAGCCTTCCTGAAACAGCTGGTTGCTGCGCTCGGTATCACCCAGTTGGGCCAGCAGGCGGGCCAATTCAGCACAGGCTTCGGGATTGCGCTGCACCTGCAGGCTGCTTTCCAGATAATCACGTGCCTTACCCCACAGGCTGTTCTGCAGGCACAGACGGCCCAGCGTCAGCAACAGGCTGGCATCGCCCGGATGATCCTTCAGCCAGCCTTCGGCAAACTTCAACTGACGGGCCGGGTCGCTGCCGCGCAGCAGGCCGTAGAGCCGAATAAGATGGCTGTCATAGCCGCGCTTGAGCGCACCGCGCAGGGCTTCCTCGGCCTTGGCGTCCGCGCCCAGTCGACGCAGTTGGTCAGCATACGCCAACACCAGTTGCGGCTCCTGGCGCTGGGCTGAAGTCAGTTGCTCCCAGGCGCGGTCAAGAGACCGCAAGCCGGCCTCGCCCGGCTCCTCACGGTGTGCGGCCAGGCTGAGGTTTTCTCCCCAGGCCCGGCGCTCCAGTTCGGCCAGCTCACCGGTCGGCAGCACCTTGTCCTTACGCAGTTCAGGCAACAGGCGAATCACCGCCGACCAATCACCGCGCTGCTGATGCAGCCGCTGCAGCTGACGCAGGACCTGGGCATTGTGAGGATGGCGCTCATGCATCGCCTGCAGGGTGACCAGGGCACCTTCAGTATCGCCACGGTCCATCTGCAATTGTGCATGGCTCAAGGCAACGGCCAGTTCCGCCTGGGGCTGGCGAGCCAGCGCGCGCTCCAGCAAACCATCCGACTCTGCATAACGTCCCAGCTCATTGGCCGCACGCGCCGCACCAAGGTAGTACAGCAGTGGTTGGCGCTCCGCTTCCGCGGCACGGTGCAGGTGGCGTTCGGCACTGGCCCAGCGGCCTTCGGCCAGGTCCATCTGGCCTTGCTCGATTGCAATCTGCACACGGCGGCTGCGATTGCGCCGCGACCAGGGGTTGACCACGCCACCCGAGGCAGTGACCAGGCTCAGCAGGACGCGAATCAGATAGATCGCCAGGCCTATGGCAAACACCGCCACCAAGGTGGCCCACAGGCTCGATTCGTAATGCAGCACATGAGGATAGGTAATCAGCACGTAGCCGGTGTGTTTCGAAATACCCACGGCTAACGCCAGGGCGATCGCAATTGCCAGCACCAGGATCACATAGAAACGCTTCATCGGCTCTACTCCTGGGTCGCAGGCTTGGCAGCCGAAGCCTTGGCTTCGTCGGCAGACAGATGACGACGTTCGAGGTACGCCTGCACAGCCGCGAGGCTCGCGGCCAGGTCAGGCGTCACCACCGACACGGCCTTGGGCTCGAGCTCGGCGATACGCGCTAGCATCGCCTTGCTCTGCGGGTTGTCCTGGTTGAAGTTATCCTGCAGTACGCTGCGCGCTTCACCCAGCGAGCGGCTATACACTGCCGATTCGCCGTTGAGCGCAGCCCACTGTGCCTGCTCCAGCGCCAGGCTCAGGGCCAGGCGCACCTGATTCAACCCTTGGCCCGCCAGCAGCGGACGAATGTTGTCATCGGGATTGAAGTCGATACGGAAATAACGGGATACCTGCTCCCACCATTGGCTCAATTGATTGCCCGTATCGCTGGTCGGGCGACCCTGGGAAGCGGGCTCAGTGAGTTGATACTCCGGGGCGATCGCCGCCAGTTGCACCACTTGGTCGCGCAACGCGGCCAACTGCAGGTACAACCCGGTGCGGTCCGGCTGTTCGGTGCTGCGCAGCGCCGCCAAGCTCTTGGCCAGTTGCTCGCGCGCCGCGAACGCGCCGGGGTCGCTCTGCTCACGCAGAATCTCGTCGGCACCCTGAACCAGCGACTGAGCGCTGTTGATGTCCTGCAAGGCCGACAGACGCAAGCTGGCCAGACGAATCAGGTGCTCGGCCTCGGCCAGGCGCCAATCCTTGCGGCTGGCACCCAGTACGGTTTCCAGGCGCTGGTTCAGGCGTTGCTGGTCACCCTGCAACTGGGCGACCAGGCGTCGGCGCTCTTCCAGCTCATCGGCGCCGGGCAACTGCGCCAGGCGGGCGGCCAACTGTTGCTGGCTCTGCTTGAGGCTCTGGGATTGGTCATCCAGGGTCTGTACCTGACCCAGTTGCTGCTGGCTGCTGGCTTGCAGGGCACGCACCTGCCAGATTCCCCAGCCGCCGGCGGCAACGCCCGCAGCGCCAAGCAGCAAAGCGACGACTGCCAGGCCATTGCCACGGCGTGGCGCGGCGACCGGCGTTCCGACCGGCGCATCAAGCGCGGGCTGAGCTTCATCTTTAGGCAAGGCTGTTTCGCTCACGTATCCGTCCTTTGCGTATCAGAGAGTGGGAACGGGATGACTCCCTAACGCCACTAACAAAGCCGCAGCACTCGCGCCGCGACAATCCACAACTTTTTCTGCGCCAGCGGCCCGCGCCATCTCGTAGACGCGCGGGCTGGGCACGAACAACGGCAGCTGCGCCACCTCAGGCCAATCGGAGCCGGCTAGGGCCTGCAAGTGTAAAAAACCTTGCCCACTGCTGACCACCAGGCCGTTCAAGCGTTCCAACTGGATGCGCTGCGTCAGTGCGCCTGGGTCGTAGGCCGCAAGCAAACGGCGATACAGTTCCAGATAGTCGACACTAACACCTCGCTCGCGCAAACGCTCCGCGAGCAGCTCCCGACCGCCCTCGCCGCGCAGGATCAACACCTTGGCACCGGGGAGCGCGATAGCCTCGCGCAACGCCGGCAATTGAAGCAAGGCCTCGCTGTCGTCACCCGTTGTCGGATAGTGCACGTCCAGACCCTGCTCGGCCAGTATCTGTGCAGTAGCAGCACCGACACTGAACCACGGCAGTCGCGGCCAGGGCGCGCTCAATTGTTGCAGGGCAAGACGCGCCGCCGGCTTGCTCACCACGATCACTGCGCAGTAGCGCTGCAGCGCCCCGAAGACTGCCCGTTGTTCAGGCGTGACCGGCAAGGCTTCGATCTCCAGCAAGGGCAGCTGGCTGCTGAAAACACCTGCATCGGCCAATGTCGCCGCCAAGGCTGCCGATTCTTCGGCAGGCCGTGTGAGCAGCAATCGCCACGGGGTCACTGCGGGCCGGCCTCGCCGTAGACTTTTTGCAGAATGGCGCCAGCGCCCTTGCTCAGCAGTTCCTCGGCGACCTGGATGCCCAGGGCCGTGGCCTCACGTTGTGGGCCGCGCACTTGCGCGGTCAGCAGCGTGCCGCCGTCCGGGTCCCCGACCAGGCCACGCAGCCACAGGTTCTCACCTTCGAGCACGGCATAGCAGGCGATCGGTACCTGGCAGCCACCGTTGAGGTGCTTGTTCAGGGCACGCTCGGCTGTGACGCGAACCTCGGTGTCCGCATGATCCAGCGGTTTGAGCAGTGCATGAATTTCGCTGTCGGCGGTACGACATTCAACGCCGACTGCACCCTGCCCTCCAGCAGGCAAGCTGTCCTCCACGCTGATTGCATGGGTGATGCGGTCTTCGAAGCCCAGGCGGATCAGGCCGGCCGCTGCGAGGATGATCGCGTCGTACTCACCCGCATCCAACTTGGCCAGGCGCGTGTTGACATTGCCGCGCAGGAAGCGGATCTGCAGGTCGGGGCGACGGGTCAGCAATTGTGCCTGGCGACGCAGGCTGGAGGTCCCCACGATGCTGCCCAGGGGCAAGTCATCCAGGGAGGCATAGGTGTTGGAAACAAAGGCGTCGCGGGGGTCTTCGCGCTCGCAGATGCAAAAAAGGCCCAGGCCTTCAGGGAAGTCCATGGGCACGTCTTTCATCGAATGCACGGCGATGTCGGCTTCGTTCTCCAGCAGCGCGGTTTCCAGTTCCTTGACGAACAAGCCCTTGCCGCCAATTTTCGACAGTGGCGAGTCCAGCAATTTATCGCCGCGACTGACCATGGGTACCAGGGTCACCCTGAGGCCAGGGTGGGCCTGCTCAAGGCGTGCTTTGACGTAGTCGGCCTGCCATAAGGCCAGGGCACTTTTACGGGTGGCGATGCGGATTTCGCGAGAAGACATGGATCAATCCGTACTGAATAGATACGGCAGATAATAACAGCTCAGGCAAATACGCTTTGATTTGAATCAGCAAGTGCGGGGCCTCCCTGGCCGCGTCGCACCGGGATAAGGACTGCGCAGCTCGCCAGGGCCTCTGGGTTAAAGCTGCTGCATCATCTTGCGCACGCCGGCGACATGGCGCCGACTGACGATCAAGGCATCGCCATTGAGCCCCTTGAGGAACAGCTGAAAGTGCCCCAGGGGCGTGCGTTGCAAGCGTTCGATACGCTCACGGGCCACCAGCGCATTGCGATGGATACGCACGAAGCGGTCGCCGAATTCATCTTCCAGGGCTTTGAGCGGCTCATCGAGCAACACTTCACCGGCTTCGTGGCGCAAGGTTACGTATTTATGGTCGGCGATAAAATAAACCACCTGACCGAGGGGAATCAGCTCGATGCCCTTGCGGGTGCGTGCACTGATATGGCTGCGGGGGCCGTTACCACTCTGAGCGGCAGGCTGGGTCAGGGCTGCGAGCTGAACACGGCTGGGGCGCTCGGCTTTCTTCAAGGCCTTGAGCAATGCTTCGCCAGTCACCGGCTTGACGAGAAAACTGACACCGCTGTCTTCCAGCGTCTGTGCAGAAAACTCTTCCTCGGCCGCGCATAACACCACCGCAGGGGGCGACTCGCGTTCGCTCAGGCGGGCGGCAACTTGCAGACCATCGAGGCCCGGCATACGGATATCGAGCAACACCACATCCGGCTTGAGGCTATCGATCAACGTCAACGCCTCCTCGCCGCTGGTGGCGCTCGGCTCAAGAACTGTATAACCCTCGAGTTCACTGACCAGACGGCTCAGTCGCTCGCGGGCTTGGGGTTCGTCATCAACGATCAGGACATTCATATAGCGCTGGATTCCTGCGTGAGTCTCGCACAAGGATAGCGTAGACAGGTGCGGTGACTTGCGTCACAGCGATCCACGCTAAGACTAGCGCGAGCGGCAAAAAGTGCCCTGGGAGCGGCACCCAAATTTACCCGGACCTGTTCAATAGCGCCCAAGAC carries:
- a CDS encoding disulfide bond formation protein B, which codes for MSLAPLRSLFFLAFMAGALTLGVSFYLEYGALLQPCFLCQVQRLLLAAFVLINLIAALHNPGRSGVYVYGLASTGCALFGAVTAGRQVLLQNTASDQMPKCWPTLDYMIENLSFWQAARSVFKGTVDCVEINWTLFDLSLPEWSLLFFVAMLILGATPLSRLLLSRRYLA
- a CDS encoding heme biosynthesis protein HemY, which gives rise to MKRFYVILVLAIAIALALAVGISKHTGYVLITYPHVLHYESSLWATLVAVFAIGLAIYLIRVLLSLVTASGGVVNPWSRRNRSRRVQIAIEQGQMDLAEGRWASAERHLHRAAEAERQPLLYYLGAARAANELGRYAESDGLLERALARQPQAELAVALSHAQLQMDRGDTEGALVTLQAMHERHPHNAQVLRQLQRLHQQRGDWSAVIRLLPELRKDKVLPTGELAELERRAWGENLSLAAHREEPGEAGLRSLDRAWEQLTSAQRQEPQLVLAYADQLRRLGADAKAEEALRGALKRGYDSHLIRLYGLLRGSDPARQLKFAEGWLKDHPGDASLLLTLGRLCLQNSLWGKARDYLESSLQVQRNPEACAELARLLAQLGDTERSNQLFQEGLGLLDNRLLASPLPAPAQA
- a CDS encoding uroporphyrinogen-III C-methyltransferase; this encodes MSETALPKDEAQPALDAPVGTPVAAPRRGNGLAVVALLLGAAGVAAGGWGIWQVRALQASSQQQLGQVQTLDDQSQSLKQSQQQLAARLAQLPGADELEERRRLVAQLQGDQQRLNQRLETVLGASRKDWRLAEAEHLIRLASLRLSALQDINSAQSLVQGADEILREQSDPGAFAAREQLAKSLAALRSTEQPDRTGLYLQLAALRDQVVQLAAIAPEYQLTEPASQGRPTSDTGNQLSQWWEQVSRYFRIDFNPDDNIRPLLAGQGLNQVRLALSLALEQAQWAALNGESAVYSRSLGEARSVLQDNFNQDNPQSKAMLARIAELEPKAVSVVTPDLAASLAAVQAYLERRHLSADEAKASAAKPATQE
- a CDS encoding uroporphyrinogen-III synthase, which translates into the protein MTPWRLLLTRPAEESAALAATLADAGVFSSQLPLLEIEALPVTPEQRAVFGALQRYCAVIVVSKPAARLALQQLSAPWPRLPWFSVGAATAQILAEQGLDVHYPTTGDDSEALLQLPALREAIALPGAKVLILRGEGGRELLAERLRERGVSVDYLELYRRLLAAYDPGALTQRIQLERLNGLVVSSGQGFLHLQALAGSDWPEVAQLPLFVPSPRVYEMARAAGAEKVVDCRGASAAALLVALGSHPVPTL
- the hemC gene encoding hydroxymethylbilane synthase, whose product is MSSREIRIATRKSALALWQADYVKARLEQAHPGLRVTLVPMVSRGDKLLDSPLSKIGGKGLFVKELETALLENEADIAVHSMKDVPMDFPEGLGLFCICEREDPRDAFVSNTYASLDDLPLGSIVGTSSLRRQAQLLTRRPDLQIRFLRGNVNTRLAKLDAGEYDAIILAAAGLIRLGFEDRITHAISVEDSLPAGGQGAVGVECRTADSEIHALLKPLDHADTEVRVTAERALNKHLNGGCQVPIACYAVLEGENLWLRGLVGDPDGGTLLTAQVRGPQREATALGIQVAEELLSKGAGAILQKVYGEAGPQ
- a CDS encoding LytTR family DNA-binding domain-containing protein, whose protein sequence is MNVLIVDDEPQARERLSRLVSELEGYTVLEPSATSGEEALTLIDSLKPDVVLLDIRMPGLDGLQVAARLSERESPPAVVLCAAEEEFSAQTLEDSGVSFLVKPVTGEALLKALKKAERPSRVQLAALTQPAAQSGNGPRSHISARTRKGIELIPLGQVVYFIADHKYVTLRHEAGEVLLDEPLKALEDEFGDRFVRIHRNALVARERIERLQRTPLGHFQLFLKGLNGDALIVSRRHVAGVRKMMQQL